The nucleotide window CGCCGAGACACGTGTCGTCCGCAGAACACAAACACAGTCGAGAGCTCTTCCTGGCTGCGGACTGCTGGGGCGCATGACGTCAGCCCGGCAACGGAAGTGACGTTCAATGCGCGCCggcatttaaaaaacactttttgtctttgttttgttattCTATAGTGTCCGTATCTAAGTGCTTTTTATAGTAATACGAACTATATAAGAACATTTATGCATGAATCTATTAATAGTCTGGGTagaaatcagaaacaaaattatCTGAGGCTTCTCCCTCCGTCAATGTTTTTGTATGGTGAAAGCGAAACATTATTTCCATTAAAAACCCGGAAAAACACACCTCACGTCTGTAAAGATGTTCACTGATTGTGTGCTAGGTTATAATCACCTCTGGCCGCGTGCCGTTCTGTGTCTGTGCGTTTTTATTTGTGAACAccctttctgttttgtttggaaaaaaaaaaacaaataaaaggttGTGAGGGGAAAAAGACGGGAGTCCTGCGCGTAGTGCATCATGGGAAAACGGGAGGGAGGGGGACGGTGGGTCGCGGCGCCGGCGCACCCGAGTGACGTCACCAAACGCCCCGAAGTCGTTGCTGCGAGAGACGGAGAAACCATTCGAAGgtaaacgcgttttatttcaCGGTTAAAAACCACCACCCGCCCCCTCCTCTCAACGCGCCGTTTGCGGGTTTTTTTCTCCTCATAAACCGCTTTCTTCCGCCTCTTCTCCGTGCTGGTCGGCGTGACTCCTCTCTCGAAGGGAATTTTTGTTTTTCGCGTGAGGGCGGTTTGCTGGGTGGCGCGACTGGGCCCGTCTTtttgaaagaacaaaaaaaaaaacccgcacTGGGCCATTGTagttttacacacacacacacaaaaaaaacctcGAACAGACGGGAAAAAATCGGATTTCCTAACGCCCCTACACCCACTCGGGGTGCCcgcggtccggtccggtccggtccggaGACACGGCTTGAGCCCGTCCCGTGAGCTTTCGCGTGTCCGTGGGAGTGGGAGTTGGGGGGGTGATCCCCCGTGTAGCCCCGATCTCGCTCACGTCCGGCGCGGTTTTACATCcgctagtttaaaaaaaaaaaacacggatCTGGAAATTGTCAGTCGTGCTGCTCGATCGGTCGAAAGGGACCGACGGGCTGGTTGTTGTCGGAGCCCGTTTGTCCCGGGACAAGATGTCCCCTCCACAGCACGGTGAGGTTGGCGGTACTATTGTACAGATCTTCGTGCGTGTGTGACCGCAAAAACACCGCCTTCAGTGGGACTGCTGGATTCAGAGACTGCAGGTCCTGAACGAGTGCGGATCCACGTCTGCATTTAAAAGATCATATGTTCTCGTCTAAATGAGTAACAGGGTGGCGAGACACTCTGTTAAGGTTCCTTGTTCCGCCACGCACAGCTGTGAACACTCCTGTGTGAAAAATGGCAGTCTGTTCCTGTGGGGATCACTAACCAGACGTGTTTAGGGAACTgctgtgtccagtcagtgtgtctgtgtgaacccctctctctctcagtgcagtgttcatgtactggagtgtccagtcagtgtgtctgtatgaacccctctctctctcagtgcagtgttcatgtactggagtgtccagtcagtgtgtctgtatgaacccctctctctctcagtgcagtgttcatgtactggagtgtccagtcagtgtgtgtgtatgaacccctctctctctcagtgcagtgttcatgtcctggagtgtccagtcagtgtgtctgtatgaacccctctctctctcagtgcagtgttagtgtactggagtgtccagtcagggtgtattagcccctctctctccctctagGTAATACCATGGCTGAGAACGATGTTGATAACGAGCTCCTGGACTATGAGGATGACGAGGTGGAGGCAGGTGGAGGTGGGGGAGACGGGGCTGACCTGCTCCCCGTCAAGAAGGAGGTGAAGGGCTCCTACGTGTCCATCCACAGCTCGGGCTTTCGGGACTTCCTGCTGAAACCGGAGCTCCTGAGGGCCATCGTGGACTGCGGGTTCGAGCACCCGTCTGAAGGTAAGacagggacacagagacacagccacTCTCACAGAGAcaccctcacacagacacaccctatCTCACATACACTCTCACAGAGACACGGCCACTCTCACAGAGACACGGCCACTGTCACTGTCAGGGCTCAGTGTGGTGTCCAGACAGCAGTGTCCAGATATCAGGGCTCAGTGTGGTGTCCAGACAGCAGTGTCCAGATATCAGGGCTCAGTGTGGTGTCCAGACAGCAGTGTCCAGATATCAGGGCTCAGTGTGGTGTCCAGATATCAGGGCTCAGTGTGGTGTCCAGACAGCAGTGTCCAGATATCAGGGCTCAGCACGGTGTCCAGATATCAGGGCTCAGCACACTGTCCAGACAGCGGGTCCCAGCGCCGTGTCCAGACAGCGGGTCCCAGGGCCGTGTCCAGACAGCAGTGTCCAGCGCAGTGTCTATGCTGTGCTCTGTTCCATTAGCGAGTCTGTATTTCTGTCTTCCTGACTcccccctctccctgtcccccccCTAGTTCAGCACGAGTGCATCCCGCAGGCCATCCTGGGAATGGACGTGCTGTGCCAGGCCAAGTCCGGGATGGGGAAGACGGCCGTGTTCGTGCTGGCCACCCTGCAGCAGCTGGAGCCCGTCACCGGGCAGGTACCGGATCCGcctctccagtccagtccagtccagtccagtccagtccagtccagtcccgaGATCCCTGGGTCCCCCTCTCGGGTCCATTCCACCTGCCTCTCTGCCCAGACAACAGCCCTCTCCTGCGTATCAGCCACCGCCGCCTCCGCTTCCTGGTTTTCCACTGTCACCTGACCAGTGGCCCGCCTCCCAATTGGTCAGGTGGCGGAGGGTGGCTGCCCCCACCATCCCCCCCAGTGCTTTCTGGGAGATGTAGTTTCTGGCAAAGTCTTAACCTTGATTCCTTCTCACGATGTTTGCCTCTGTCCGTTTATCTCTCTCAATCTCTGGAGCGTGTCACTCTGTTAAAAGTCTCTGTGTCTGTTGTCTGTCTGTGGACAGGAGCTGTTaaagtctctgtgtgtgtggtctGTCTGTGGACAGGAGCTGTTaaagtctctgtgtgtgtggtctGTCTGTGGACAGGAGCTGTTAaagtctctgtgtgtgttgtcTGTCTGTGGACAGGAGCTGTTaaagtctctgtgtgtgtggtctGTCTGTGGACAGGAGCTGTTAAAGTCTCTTGTGTGTTGTCTGTCTGTGGACAGGAACTgttaatctctctgtgtgtgttgtcTGTCTGTGGACAGCAGCTGTTAaagtctctgtgtgtgttgtcTGTCTGTGGACAGGAGCTGTTAaagtctctgtgtgtgttgtctgtctgtgtctctggaaTTTGTGATGGGTCTGATACTGCAATAAGTATattcccctctgtctctctctgtagcTTTTGACTGGACATGGGCGATACCCTCTCCactcctctgtctgtctcttccTGTCCAGCCCGTACTGGACAGACTGTGTTGTGGCTTATGTTGGCGTGTGTGCCCTGATAGTATTTCTCCCTCTCGTCCCTCCCAGGTGTCTGTTTTGGTGATGTGTCACACCAGAGAGCTGGCCTTCCAGATCAGCAAGGAGTACGAGAGATTCTCTAAGTACATGCCCACGGTCAAGGTAAATAACGCACAGCACAAcaccagtcagtgtgtctgtctgaacccctctctctctcagtgtagtgttcatgtactggagtgtccagtcagtgtgtctgtatgaacccctctctctctcagtgcagtgttcatgtcctggagtgtccagtcagtgtgtctgtatgaacccctctctctctcagtgcagtgttcatgtactggagtgtccagtcagtgtgtctgtatgaacccctctctctctcagtgcagtgttcatgtcctggagtgtccagtcagtgtgtctgtgtgaacccctctctctcagtgcagtgttcatgtcctggagtgtccagtcagggtgtgtgtATTAAAGCTGCCCTCCTGCAGGTGGCGGTGTTCTTCGGGGGCCTGTCCATCAAGAAGGACGAGGAGGTCCTGAAGAAGAACTGCCCGCACATCGTGGTGGGCACGCCGGGCCGCATCCTGGCGCTGGCCCGCAACAAGAGCCTGAACCTGAAGCACATCAAGCACTTCATCCTGGACGAGTGCGACAAGATGCTGGAGCAGCTGGGTGAGCGAGGCCGGGGGGGCTCGACGACTTGCCCCCCGGGGGTTAAAAAATCAGAACGtctgccccctccccccccccccccatcttctCACGGCTCTGCCCAGTCCCAGGGTCACAGGTCGGCGGAGGAGGAGAAGGGGCATCTTTGGGAGGATGGGGATTTCTGGGGGGGTTGTTATCGCCTGGGGGGCGGCACTCTCAGGACCCCAAGTGTCCCAGGTCAAGCCCGAAGAGATTCGGGCTCCTGCTGGGCAGTGGGGGGATGGGGTTTCTCCGGGGTCCCGTCTCCCCCGGGCCCGGATCTTGGGGTGATTTCCTTCTGTGCTCCCCTAACGGTCCCCatccccctcctctctctctctcctcagacATGCGCCGCGACGTCCAGGAGATTTTCCGCATGACCCCCCACGAGAAGCAGGTCATGATGTTCAGCGCCACGCTCAGCAAAGAGATCCGGCCCGTCTGCCGCAAGTTCATGCAAGATGTAAATACCCCTCCCACCCACCCCCGCTGTCGGCACCGCCCCGCGCCCCCCCCCgccctgccccagccccccgggAGAGGACGAGGGGGGGGGCGGAGAGCGAGGAAGACTACAcaccaccccctcccccccccccgccgcccGTGCCAGGCTGAGGCGGACCCCAGACCACCACCGCCACCACTGCAGAACTGAGCCCGCCGGGGCAGCCTGACGGCCTgctgtctcctcctcctccacacgcCGACGGGACTGACCGACGCCCAGTGGCCGTCACGCCCCAGTCCGTACGGCATCGATACTGACCGACGCCCAGTGGCCGTCACGCCCCAGTCCGTACGGCGTCGATACTGACCGACGCCCAGTGGCCGTCACGCCCCAGTCCGTACGGCTTCGATACTGACCGACGCCCAGTGACCGTCACGC belongs to Lepisosteus oculatus isolate fLepOcu1 chromosome 14, fLepOcu1.hap2, whole genome shotgun sequence and includes:
- the ddx39b gene encoding DEAD (Asp-Glu-Ala-Asp) box polypeptide 39B gives rise to the protein MAENDVDNELLDYEDDEVEAGGGGGDGADLLPVKKEVKGSYVSIHSSGFRDFLLKPELLRAIVDCGFEHPSEVQHECIPQAILGMDVLCQAKSGMGKTAVFVLATLQQLEPVTGQVSVLVMCHTRELAFQISKEYERFSKYMPTVKVAVFFGGLSIKKDEEVLKKNCPHIVVGTPGRILALARNKSLNLKHIKHFILDECDKMLEQLDMRRDVQEIFRMTPHEKQVMMFSATLSKEIRPVCRKFMQDPMEIFVDDETKLTLHGLQQYYVKLKDNEKNRKLFDLLDVLEFNQVVIFVKSVQRCVALAQLLVEQNFPAIAIHRGMPQEERLARYQQFKDFQRRILVATNLFGRGMDIERVNIAFNYDMPEDSDTYLHRVARAGRFGTKGLAITFVSDENDAKILNDVQDRFEVNISELPDEIDISSYIEQTR